GCGTCGTGCCGGCGTCGGGGGGCATCGGCAAATACGGCGGCGGCGAGCCCATGAAGCGGGCGCTGCTGGAACTGGAGGGAACCGCGAATGCGTGAGGGATACGCACATGCCGGAAGGAACCGCACATGACTGACCCGAACACCGGCCCGGCCGATTTCCGCGCCCGGTTCGACGCCATGGTTCGCGCCCGCCGGGCGAACCGCGAATTCCTGCCCGAGGCGTTGCCCGAAGACGAGATCGCGGAATTCCTGGATCTGGTCCTCACCGCCCCGTCGGCGTTCAACATGCAGGCCCGCGCCATCGTGCGGGTGCGGAACCCTGAGGTCCGCGCCGCGGTGCACGAGGCCACGCGCGGCCAGCGCCAGGTCCTCGAGGCCCCGCTGCTGCTCGCCTTCATCGCCGAGCCCGACGGCTGGGAGGACACGTTCGACGAAGTCGCGGCCCAGAACATCGGGTCGGGCCTGTGGGACGGCGCCTTCGCCGCGCAGAAGCGCGACCGCATCGCCGGCTTCCAGAAGGAGCGCCGCGACCTCGGCCGCTCCCGCGAGTACGCCATCCGCGACGCCATGATCGCCGCGTCCTTCGCCATGTTGGCCGCCGAGGCCCGCGGCTGGGCCACCTCCCCGATGACCGGCTTCGACGAGGCCGAGCTCAAGCGCGCCCTCGGTGCCGGCGATTCCGCCCGCGATGTCGCGGTCGCGCTGCTGCTGGCGGTGGGCCGTCCCTCCGGCGCGCCCCGCGACCCCGGCCGGTTGCCGCTCGCGCGGCGGGTGTACGTCGACCGGTACCCGCTCTGAAAAGAGCTTGGCGACGGCCCACGCGGAACATGGGCCGTCGCCAAGCGAAAAAGCAGCCGCCAAGCGGAAAGCGGCCGCCGAGCGGACAGCGGCGGGCAGCCGCCGAGCGGGAATCGGCGGCAAACCGCCCGACCGTCAGCGCGACAGCTCGGCCGCCAGCTCGACGGCCTGGCGGATGGCGCGCTTGGCGTCGAGCTCCGCGGCGACGTCGGCCCCGCCGATCACGTGGATGCGCGGATCCTCCGCCCCCGCGCCCAGCGCCGACCGGTCGGACTCCTGGCCGGTGCAGACGATGACGTTGTCCACCGCGATGACCTTCCGCTCGCCGTCGACCGTGATGTGCAGGCCGTCGTCGTCGATGCGGTCGTAGGTGACGCCGGTGTACTGGTGGACGCCGGCCTTCTTCAGCTCGGCGCGGTGCACCCAGCCGGTGGTTTTGCCCAGGCCCTTGCCGATGCGCGTCTGCTTGCGCTGCAGCAGATGCACCTCGCGCAACGGCTTTTCGTCGACCGGCTTGCCCAGCCCGCCCGGCGCCTCCGCAGGGTCGACGACGCCCCACGCCCGGCGCCACTGCTCCAGCGACTGGTTCGGCTCGCGGGTCAGGTACTCGGCGACGTCGACGCCGATGCCGCCGGCACCGATGACCGCCACCCGCGCGCCGGCGGTGCGGCGGCCGGACAGCAGGTCGTCGTAGGGGATCACGCAATCGTGGTCGATGCCGGGGATCTCGGGGATGCGCGGCACCACGCCCGCGGAGTAGACGATGTGGTCGAACGGCTTGGCCACCTCGTCCACCGGCGTCGCCTCGAACGACGGGTCGGCGTCCCGGTCCTCCTTCTGCTTTGCGACGTCGCCGGCACCCGCGGAGGCGTCGTGAAGCTGATCCGCAGTGGCGCGATGATTGAGGTGCACCGGCACGCCGAGGACCTCCAGGCGGCGCGAGAAGTAGCGCAGCGTGTGGGCGTACTCCTCCTTGCCCGGGATGGCCGCGGCGAGGCGGAACTGGCCGCCGATCGCGTCGGAGGCCTCGAAGATCTCGACGTCGTGGCCGCGGACGGCGGCGGCTTCGGCGAAGGCCAGGCCGGCGACGCCCGCGCCGATCACGGCGACGCGCCGCGGCGTCGCCGCCGGGCGCGGGGTGAGCTCCAGCTCTCGGCCCGCCACCGGGTTGACCAGGCAGGACACCTTCTTGTTGGCGAAGGTGTGGTCCAGGCAGGCCTGGTTGCAGGCGATGCACGTGTTGATCTCGTCCGCGCGGCCGTCGCGGGCCTTGTGCACGAAATCCGGGTCGGCCAGCATCTGGCGGGCCAGCGACACCATGTCCGCCTGGCCGGAGGCGAGGATGTCCTCCGCCACGCCGGGGTCGTTGATGCGGTTCGACGCGCACACCGGCACGTCGACGGCCGCCTTGAGCCGGCCGGACAGCTCCGCGAACGCCGCCCGCGGCACCGAGGTGACGATGGTGGGCACCCGCGCCTCATGCCAGCCGATGCCCGTGTTCAGCAGATCGACGCCGGCGTCGACCAGGCGGCCCGCGAGCTCCTCGGTCTCGTCCCACGTCTGGCCGTCCTCGACCAGGTCCTGCAGCGAAATGCGGTACTGCAGCATGAAGTCGTCGCCGACCTCCGCGCGGATGCGCCGCACGATCTCGATGGGCAGCGACATCCGCCGCCGCGCCGAGCCGCCCCACTCGTCGGTGCGGCGGTTGGTGCGCCGCGCCAGGAACTGGTTGAGCAGGTAGCCCTCCGAGCCCATGATCTCGATGCCGTCGTAGCCCGCGCGCTGCGCCAGCTTCGCCGATCGCACGTAGGCGCGGATGGTGCGCTCGACGTCGAAGCCGGCCAGGCGGCGCGCCTTGAACGGGGTGATCGGCGACTTCGACGTCTCCGCCGAGCGGATGAACGGGTGGTAACCGTAGCGGCCGGCGTGCAGCACCTGCAGCACCACGTGCGCGCCGTGGGCGTGGACGGCGTCGGTGACGCGGCGGTGGCCGTCGGCCATGCGCTTCGACGCCATCATCGAGCCGCCCGGCAGCAGCCAGCCCTCGACGTTGGGGGCGTAGCCGCCGGTGACCAGCAGCGCCGCGCCGCCTTCGGCGCGGCGGGCGAGGTAGGCGGCGAGCTTGGGCAGATTCCGGGAGCGTTCCTCGAAGCCGGTGTGCATCGAGCCCATCATGACGCGGTTGCGCAGGGTCAGGGGACCGGCCTGGATGGGCGACAGCAGGGTGGGGTAAGCGGGGCTGGGCGCGGTGGTCGACATGTATGGGAGTATCTCATTTTTCGGCGGGAATGTGGCGCGTATCACCGAATGTGGCCGTCGGGTGCCCGCGCCCGGTTCGTCGCCGCCCCACCGCCGAATGCGCCGGTAACCTCGGCGGGGTAGGAGGAGGGACGGCTTGAGGCACATCAACGGGAACCGGAACCGCCGCAGCATGCTGAAATTGCTCGGGCTCGCCGCCGTCGGCGCCACCGCCGGAGTGATCGCCGGGCGCGTCGTCGACGTCGCCGGGTCGCCGGGCGACGCCCCCGGGACGCCGTCGACGACGTCGCGCGTGGCCGGCACCCCGCATCGCGCGCCGGGCCCGGAGGTGCGGCCGAGGGTCGTCGACTCCGGGTCGCCGGTGACCATGCGCATGACCTACGGCGCCGATGCCCGCCAATTCGGCGACCTCCACCTCCCGCCCGCCATGGTCGAGGGCGCCCCGGCGCCCACGCGCGCGGAAGGTCCCGAAGGGGTCCGCGCCGAGGCGGCGGCGCGAACCACGGTGCGGTCGGCGCGCCCGGTGCCGCTGGTGGTGATGATCCACGGCGGCGGCTGGACCGACGGGTCGACGGCCGCCAGCACCGCGCACCAGGCGAAGGACCTCGCCGATTCCGGATTGGCCGTGTGGAACATCGAGTACCGCGGCACCGGCGGCGAGGGCGGTTGGCCGCGGACGTACGAGGACGTCGCCGCCGCCATCGACGTCATCCCGCACCTGGCGGCCCGCTCGCCGGTGCCCCTGGATCTGGGCCGCGTGGCCGTCACGGGGGTCAGCGCCGGCGGCAGCCTGGCCGCGTGGGCGGCGAACAGGGAAGCGCTTCCCGACGGCGCGCCGGGCGCGAAGCCGGCGTTCCCCATCCGCAATTGCGTGGCGATGTGCGGCGTCTACGACCTCGCCCGGGCGATCCGGTGGGGCGATCCGTTCATCCTCCCCCTTTTGGGCGGCGCGCCCGAAGAATTCCCCGATCGGTACCGCGGCACGTCTCCCATCGCGTATTTCGCGCCGGGCGTGCGCACCGTCGTGTTCCACGGCCGCAACGACACGGTCGTCGACGTGCAGCAGGCCATCTCCTACGAGGCCGCCGCACGACGGCACGGCCGGCCCGTCGAAACGCACATCTTCGACGATGCCTCGCACGGCTCCTGGGCCGAGATCCACGGCCCGCAATGGCGGGCGGTGAAGCAGGCGCTGCTCGCGCAGTTGCGCTGACCGGGCGCGGCGCGGGGCGACGGGGCGCGGCGTCGAAGCGGTACCGAAGGGAACGCGCTGACCCGGTGCGGCGCGGGGCGACGGGGCGCGGTGTTGCGGCGCGGGCATCGCTCACATGCGGGGGTGATCCGGGGTTCCCGCCCGGCCCCGATGCCCACATATCGGAGACGATTGTTGATAAGCGTTGGGGTTGACCGATCAAGGTGCCCCCTTCATCGGCGGTACCCTCGGCGGCGAGATGCCGCCGTCGGCATCGTCGCCCGTAGCAAAGGGCCCCGCCGCACGGCCGCGACGGCCGCGCCCGGAAGGGCCCCCGTCCCCGAGGATCCATCATGAAAACATCCGTCCTGCGGCGGATCATCGACGCCACCCCCACGTGGTACGGGTGGTTGCTGACCATCCACGCGCTGATCGCCCTGGCGTTCAGCCTCGTGCCCGCCTGGCGCGGGCCGCTGCTGAGCCTGCGCATCCTGCTCGACACCGTGCTGCTGCCGGTGCCCGAAACCTCTCTGGCGTGGTCGGTGTCGCTGCTGCTGCTGGCGGGCGGGATCTTCAGCCGCAAGCGCATCGCATGGTGGATCGCGGTGGCCATGACCGTGCTGGTCATCGGCATGACGGTGTCCATGATGGGCGAGTGGTGGGTCATGTCGCCGGTGGACGAGGAGATCGAGATCATCGGGCTGTTCGCGGTGGGCACTCTGCTGCAGGCGCTGATCCTGACGTTCGTGATCCTGGCGCACGACCAGTTCCGCGCCCGCGTCCGGCCGGGCGCCGTGTGGCGGGGCCTGGCCACCTGGGCCGCCGGCGCCGTGATCGCCGTCCTCGCGGGCTGGGCCCTGGTGTCGGCGTTCCCCGGGCACGGCGGCCGCGCGCCGGCGCTCCCCGAGGGCGAGCGCTTCTGGTGGGCGCTGAACAAGGTCGCGGGCCTGTCGCTGGTCGATCCCCGCGCCTCCACCGGCCGCCCGCCGACGTGGGTCGACCTGGTGTTGGGCGCGCTCGGCGCGCTGGTCATCATCGTCGCCGTCTACGTCCTGCTGCGGTCCCAGTCCGGCCGCAACGCGCTGACCGCCGACGACGAAACCGCCCTGCGCGCGCTGCTGGCCCGCTGGGGCGAAGAGGACTCGCTGGGCTACTTCGCCACCCGCCGCGACAAGTCGGTGGTCTACGCCGAATCCGGCCTGGCCGCGGTGACCTACCGCGTGGAGGTCGGCGTGGCGCTGGCCTCGGGCGATCCGGTCGGCTCCCCGGAGGAATGGGACGCCGCCATCGTGGCGTTCCTCGCGCGCGCCGAGGAATTCGGCTGGGTGCCGGCCGTGATGGGCGCCTCCGGCGAGGGCGCCCGCGCCTACCGCCGCCACGGCCTGATGGAGTTCCATCTGGGCGACGAGGCGATCCTGGACACGACGACGTTCCGCCTCACCGGCCCCGAGCGCAAGCCCATCCGCCAGGCGGTGCACCGCGCCCGCAACGCCGGCGCGACGGTGCGCATCCGGCGCCACGGCGACCTGTCCGCCGAGGAACTGGCGGCGGTGTCCGACGACGCCGACGCCTGGCGCGACACCACCGACGAACGCGGCTTCTCCATGGCGCTGGGCCGCCTCGGCGACCCCGCCGATTCCGACTGCCTGCTTGTGGAGACCCTCGTCGATGACCGGCGCGTGGCCCTGCTGAGCTTCTCGCCGTGGGGCCGCACCGGCGCGTCCCTGGATCTGATGCGCCGCTCGCCCGAGGCCCCCAACGGCAGCGTCGAGCTGATGGTCTCGGAGCTGTGCCGCGAGGGCGAGGACATCGGGGTGTCGCGGATCAGCCTCAACTTCGCCGTGTTCCGCCGGGTCTTCGCCTCCGAGGACGAGCTCGGCGTCGGCCCGGTGCGCCGCACGTGGCGCCTGCTGCTGGTCTTCCTGTCCCGGTTCTGGCAGATGGAGACCCTCTACCGCTCCAACGACCGCTACGGCCCCGAGTGGCTGCCGCGCTACCTGTGCTTCGAGTCGCCGCGCACGGTCGGCCGGGTCGCCATCGCCTCCGGCATCGCCGAGGGCTTCATCCCGTGGCCCACGTGGTCGGCGCTGCGCGACTTCACCGGCGCCGTCGACCGTTCCCCGGGCGCCATCGCGGCCTACGCCGCCGTGCCCGAGGTGCTGGCCGGCATGAACCGGCTTCCCGAGCGCCGCGTCCCCGAGCAGACGGGCGCGCGCATCGGCGCCGCCCACCGCATGAAGGGCGAGGGCATCGACCCGTGGACCGTCGGCAACGTCCCGCAGGATTCCTGCGCCGACGTCGCCGCGGCCGAGCCTGGGACGCGGCTGTCCGTCGCCGGCCGCGTGATGGCCCGCCGCGACTTCGGCGGCGTGGTCTTCCTGATGGTCCGCGACTTCCGCGGCGAATGCCAGGTGCTGCTGGAGCGCGACCGGGCGAACAGCTTCGACCGGCTCGGCGACATCGACCTCGCCGACCTGATCTACGTCGACGGCGAGCGCGGCACGTCCCGCAACGGCGAACCGTCGCTGATGGCGGACTCGTGGGCCATCGAGGCCAAGTCGCTGCACCCGCTGCCGGACAAGGTCCACGGCCTGCGCGATCCGGAGGCCCGCGCCCGCAACCGCCACGTCGACCTCGCCGTCGGCGACTACTCGCGCCAGGTGCTCAAGGCGCGGTCGGCGGTGCTGGGTTCGCTGCGCACGTCGCTGGGCGGCGACGGCTTCCTCGAGGTGGAGACGCCGATCCTGCAGCGCGTGCACGGCGGCGCCAACGCCCGGCCGTTCATCACGCACATCAACGCCTACGACATGGACCTTTACCTGCGCATCGCGCCGGAGCTGTACCTCAAGCGCCTGATGTGCGGCGGCGTGGACCGCGTCTTCGAGCTGGGCCGGGTGTTCCGCAACGAGGGCGTCGACGCCACGCACAATCCGGAGTTCACCATCCTCGAGGCGTACGCGGCCCACGACGACTACGAGACCATGCGCCTGCGCTGCCAGAAGATGATCCAGGACGCCGCCATCGCCGCCAACGGAGAGTGCGTGGTGCGCGACCCGGAGGGCAACCTGGTGGACATCTCCGGCGACTGGCCGGTCAAGACGCTCTTCGGCGCGGTCACCGAGGCCGTCCGGGCGGAGGGCATCGAAACCCCGGATCTCGACGGCCGCACGCCGGAGGCACACCTGCGCGCCCTGTGCGAGCGGCTGGACATCCCCGCCCGCGCGGACTGGGACTCGGGCCAGATCGCCCTGGAGATGTACGAGCACCTGGTGGAGGAGCGCACGACGTTCCCGACCTTCTACACCGACTTCCCGCTGTCGGTGTCTCCGCTGACCCGCACGCACCGCACCGATCCGACGGTGACGGAGCGCTGGGACCTGGTGGCGTGGGGCGTGGAGCTGGGCACCGCCTACACCGAGCTGACCGACCCGTTGGACCAGCGCGCCCGCCTGGAGGCGCAGTCCTTCGCGGCGGCCGGCGGCGACCCGGAGGCGATGCAGGTCGACGAGGAGTTCCTGCGCGCCCTCGAGTTCGGCATGCCCCCGGCCGGTGGCCTGGGCATGGGCGTCGACCGCGTGGTCATGCTGATCACGGGTGCGACGATCCGCGAGTCGCTGG
This genomic stretch from Corynebacterium hansenii harbors:
- a CDS encoding nitroreductase family protein, whose product is MTDPNTGPADFRARFDAMVRARRANREFLPEALPEDEIAEFLDLVLTAPSAFNMQARAIVRVRNPEVRAAVHEATRGQRQVLEAPLLLAFIAEPDGWEDTFDEVAAQNIGSGLWDGAFAAQKRDRIAGFQKERRDLGRSREYAIRDAMIAASFAMLAAEARGWATSPMTGFDEAELKRALGAGDSARDVAVALLLAVGRPSGAPRDPGRLPLARRVYVDRYPL
- a CDS encoding FAD-dependent oxidoreductase, whose protein sequence is MSTTAPSPAYPTLLSPIQAGPLTLRNRVMMGSMHTGFEERSRNLPKLAAYLARRAEGGAALLVTGGYAPNVEGWLLPGGSMMASKRMADGHRRVTDAVHAHGAHVVLQVLHAGRYGYHPFIRSAETSKSPITPFKARRLAGFDVERTIRAYVRSAKLAQRAGYDGIEIMGSEGYLLNQFLARRTNRRTDEWGGSARRRMSLPIEIVRRIRAEVGDDFMLQYRISLQDLVEDGQTWDETEELAGRLVDAGVDLLNTGIGWHEARVPTIVTSVPRAAFAELSGRLKAAVDVPVCASNRINDPGVAEDILASGQADMVSLARQMLADPDFVHKARDGRADEINTCIACNQACLDHTFANKKVSCLVNPVAGRELELTPRPAATPRRVAVIGAGVAGLAFAEAAAVRGHDVEIFEASDAIGGQFRLAAAIPGKEEYAHTLRYFSRRLEVLGVPVHLNHRATADQLHDASAGAGDVAKQKEDRDADPSFEATPVDEVAKPFDHIVYSAGVVPRIPEIPGIDHDCVIPYDDLLSGRRTAGARVAVIGAGGIGVDVAEYLTREPNQSLEQWRRAWGVVDPAEAPGGLGKPVDEKPLREVHLLQRKQTRIGKGLGKTTGWVHRAELKKAGVHQYTGVTYDRIDDDGLHITVDGERKVIAVDNVIVCTGQESDRSALGAGAEDPRIHVIGGADVAAELDAKRAIRQAVELAAELSR
- a CDS encoding alpha/beta hydrolase family protein, with protein sequence MLKLLGLAAVGATAGVIAGRVVDVAGSPGDAPGTPSTTSRVAGTPHRAPGPEVRPRVVDSGSPVTMRMTYGADARQFGDLHLPPAMVEGAPAPTRAEGPEGVRAEAAARTTVRSARPVPLVVMIHGGGWTDGSTAASTAHQAKDLADSGLAVWNIEYRGTGGEGGWPRTYEDVAAAIDVIPHLAARSPVPLDLGRVAVTGVSAGGSLAAWAANREALPDGAPGAKPAFPIRNCVAMCGVYDLARAIRWGDPFILPLLGGAPEEFPDRYRGTSPIAYFAPGVRTVVFHGRNDTVVDVQQAISYEAAARRHGRPVETHIFDDASHGSWAEIHGPQWRAVKQALLAQLR
- the lysX gene encoding bifunctional lysylphosphatidylglycerol synthetase/lysine--tRNA ligase LysX, which codes for MKTSVLRRIIDATPTWYGWLLTIHALIALAFSLVPAWRGPLLSLRILLDTVLLPVPETSLAWSVSLLLLAGGIFSRKRIAWWIAVAMTVLVIGMTVSMMGEWWVMSPVDEEIEIIGLFAVGTLLQALILTFVILAHDQFRARVRPGAVWRGLATWAAGAVIAVLAGWALVSAFPGHGGRAPALPEGERFWWALNKVAGLSLVDPRASTGRPPTWVDLVLGALGALVIIVAVYVLLRSQSGRNALTADDETALRALLARWGEEDSLGYFATRRDKSVVYAESGLAAVTYRVEVGVALASGDPVGSPEEWDAAIVAFLARAEEFGWVPAVMGASGEGARAYRRHGLMEFHLGDEAILDTTTFRLTGPERKPIRQAVHRARNAGATVRIRRHGDLSAEELAAVSDDADAWRDTTDERGFSMALGRLGDPADSDCLLVETLVDDRRVALLSFSPWGRTGASLDLMRRSPEAPNGSVELMVSELCREGEDIGVSRISLNFAVFRRVFASEDELGVGPVRRTWRLLLVFLSRFWQMETLYRSNDRYGPEWLPRYLCFESPRTVGRVAIASGIAEGFIPWPTWSALRDFTGAVDRSPGAIAAYAAVPEVLAGMNRLPERRVPEQTGARIGAAHRMKGEGIDPWTVGNVPQDSCADVAAAEPGTRLSVAGRVMARRDFGGVVFLMVRDFRGECQVLLERDRANSFDRLGDIDLADLIYVDGERGTSRNGEPSLMADSWAIEAKSLHPLPDKVHGLRDPEARARNRHVDLAVGDYSRQVLKARSAVLGSLRTSLGGDGFLEVETPILQRVHGGANARPFITHINAYDMDLYLRIAPELYLKRLMCGGVDRVFELGRVFRNEGVDATHNPEFTILEAYAAHDDYETMRLRCQKMIQDAAIAANGECVVRDPEGNLVDISGDWPVKTLFGAVTEAVRAEGIETPDLDGRTPEAHLRALCERLDIPARADWDSGQIALEMYEHLVEERTTFPTFYTDFPLSVSPLTRTHRTDPTVTERWDLVAWGVELGTAYTELTDPLDQRARLEAQSFAAAGGDPEAMQVDEEFLRALEFGMPPAGGLGMGVDRVVMLITGATIRESLAFPFVRDEK